CCCGACCGACCACGACATCTCGGTCGAGGAATGCGCCCGCCTCAGCCGTGCGGTCTCGGAGGTGTTCGACGCCGCCGACCCCATCGCCGGAGAATATCTGCTGGAAGTCTCCTCGCCCGGCATCGACCGCCCCCTGACCCGTCCGATCGACTTCGAACTGTTCGAGGGTTTCGAGGCGCGCCTCGAGGCCGACCGGATGGTCGAGGGCCGCAAACGCTTCAAGGGCGTTCTGGCCGGTCTGGACAAGGACGACGACGGCGCCGACATGGTGGCCATCGACCTGGACGGCGAGGACGACACCGCCCTGATCCCCTTCGACTGGGTGGTCGACGCCAAGCTGGTCATGAACGACGATCTGATCAAACGCGGCGCGGCGCTTCGTGCGGCCCGCGGCGAACCCGAAGACGACGAGCTGCCCCCTCTTTCCGAGGAAGAACGGGCGGCTCCCGAAGACACCAACAAGACCCTTCCCGAGGACAAAGCCTGATGGCCGCCACCGGTATTTCCGCCAACCGTCTCGAA
The genomic region above belongs to Brevundimonas goettingensis and contains:
- the rimP gene encoding ribosome maturation factor RimP → MRAKTVQDRQLLELIDPIAESLGLEVVRVRLMGGTLRQRLQIMAERPTDHDISVEECARLSRAVSEVFDAADPIAGEYLLEVSSPGIDRPLTRPIDFELFEGFEARLEADRMVEGRKRFKGVLAGLDKDDDGADMVAIDLDGEDDTALIPFDWVVDAKLVMNDDLIKRGAALRAARGEPEDDELPPLSEEERAAPEDTNKTLPEDKA